The Rathayibacter caricis DSM 15933 genomic sequence CGTACCGCTGCTCGATCGCGCCCGGGCTGACCTTCTCGAACGGCGACGAGCTGACCGCGTCGGACGTCGTCTTCTCGTTCCAGCGCGTGGTCGACATCGCGGCCGACAACGGGCCCTCCCCTCTGCTCGCGAACATGGAGTCGGTGGCGCAGGACGGCGAGGACGTGGTGTTCACGCTCGCGGTGCCGGACGACCAGACCTGGTCGTACGTGCTCTCGAGCATGGCCGGTCCGATCGTGGACGAGGAGGTGTACCCCGCCGACGAGCTGCTGGAGGACGCCGACGTGATCGGCTCGGGCCCCTACGCGGTCGAGAGCTACGAGGACGGCGGACTTCTGCTGCTCGCGGCGAACGAGGCCTACTCGGGCGATGCTCCCGTGACCTCGCAGGTCGTGCTGAAGCCGTACACCTCGTCGACGAACCTGCGCCTGGACGTCGAGAACGGCGGGGTGGACGTGGCCTATCGCTCGCTCACCGCGACCGACGTCGAGGACCTGCGCGACGACTCCGATCTTCAGGTCGTCGACGGCCCGGGCGGCTCGGTGCGCTTCCTCACCTTCAACGTGACCACGCAGCCGGGCGGCACTCCGGAGCAGAAGCTCGCGATCCGCCAGGCGGTCGCGTCGCTCGTCGACCGCGAGGAGCTGGCGGAGCAGGTCTACCGCGGCACCTACGCACCCGCCTACTCGGTCGTGCTCGACGGGCAGACCGGCGCGACGGAGGCGTTCGCCGACGCCTACGGAGCGACTCCCGACCCAGACGCCGCCGCCGCGCTGCTCGCCGCCGCCGGGGTGCCGGTGCCCGTCGCCCTGCCGATCCAGTACACGAGCGACCACTACGGGCCCGACTCGGCCCAGGAGTACGCGCTGGTGAAGTCGCAGCTCGAGGAATCCGGGCTGTTCACGGTCGACCTGCAGTCGACGGAGTGGACCAGCTACGTCACCGAGCTGGTGCCCGAGTCGGGTTACCCCGCGTACCAGCTCGGCTTCTTCCCGGACTACCCGGACCCCGACAACTTCCTCCGCGCGGCGTACTCGTCGACCGGATCCTCGGTCGCGAACGGCTACACGAGCGCCGAGGTCGACGCACTGATCGACACGGAGGCGACGGCCACGGACCTCGGGGCGCGCACGGCCGCGATCCAGGAGCTGCAGCGCGTGACGGCGGCCGACGCGCCGATCGTCCCGCTGCTGCAGGGCCGCGAGAC encodes the following:
- a CDS encoding ABC transporter substrate-binding protein codes for the protein MHSSRALGALALLGTTALLAACTGASDGGGSSDRLVIGTTDSIVSLDPAGAWDRGSFTPQNQIYQHLLSYEDGDTTPVPEAAEECGFDDPTTYRCSIAPGLTFSNGDELTASDVVFSFQRVVDIAADNGPSPLLANMESVAQDGEDVVFTLAVPDDQTWSYVLSSMAGPIVDEEVYPADELLEDADVIGSGPYAVESYEDGGLLLLAANEAYSGDAPVTSQVVLKPYTSSTNLRLDVENGGVDVAYRSLTATDVEDLRDDSDLQVVDGPGGSVRFLTFNVTTQPGGTPEQKLAIRQAVASLVDREELAEQVYRGTYAPAYSVVLDGQTGATEAFADAYGATPDPDAAAALLAAAGVPVPVALPIQYTSDHYGPDSAQEYALVKSQLEESGLFTVDLQSTEWTSYVTELVPESGYPAYQLGFFPDYPDPDNFLRAAYSSTGSSVANGYTSAEVDALIDTEATATDLGARTAAIQELQRVTAADAPIVPLLQGRETVVAASGVTGLEDTLDATYLFRFSALGK